In Candidatus Margulisiibacteriota bacterium, the following proteins share a genomic window:
- a CDS encoding aspartate-semialdehyde dehydrogenase, with product MKKYNVCVLGATGMVGKEMMKVLEERNFPINKFLPLASGRTAGSKVTFQGKEYTVEEAKPESFEGIELGLFSAGGNVSAALAPEAAKRKCVVIDNTSHFRMDPDVPLVVPEVNGYALKKHKGIVANPNCSTAQMVLALKPIYDAVGIERIVVSTYQSVSGWGKEAVEELMTQSKALLADPNAEVEVKCIFKRIAFNVVPQIDQFTDNGYTKEELKMVNETKKIFEDDSIRVTATTVRVPVVIGHSESVNITTKKKISAAEARKLMGGFADVKIMDDPAKGLYPTVLDCVGKNETLVGRVREDISQERGLEMWIVADNLRRGAALNAVLIAERMIKDGLL from the coding sequence ATGAAAAAATATAATGTTTGCGTGTTAGGGGCGACCGGGATGGTCGGGAAAGAGATGATGAAGGTCCTGGAGGAGCGGAATTTCCCGATCAATAAATTTTTGCCGCTCGCGTCCGGCCGGACCGCTGGGAGCAAAGTGACCTTCCAGGGTAAAGAATATACCGTTGAAGAAGCCAAGCCGGAGTCGTTTGAGGGGATCGAGCTCGGCCTCTTTTCCGCCGGCGGCAATGTCTCCGCCGCGCTGGCTCCGGAAGCGGCCAAGCGTAAATGCGTTGTGATCGACAATACTTCCCATTTCCGGATGGACCCGGATGTCCCCTTGGTTGTCCCCGAAGTTAATGGTTACGCCTTGAAAAAACACAAAGGGATTGTCGCCAACCCGAACTGCTCGACCGCCCAGATGGTCCTGGCGCTTAAGCCGATCTACGACGCGGTCGGGATCGAGCGGATCGTCGTCTCGACTTACCAGTCGGTTTCCGGTTGGGGGAAAGAGGCGGTCGAGGAGCTGATGACCCAGAGCAAAGCACTGCTTGCCGATCCGAACGCCGAAGTCGAAGTTAAATGCATCTTCAAGCGGATCGCTTTCAACGTCGTGCCGCAAATCGACCAGTTTACTGATAACGGCTACACCAAAGAAGAATTAAAGATGGTCAACGAGACCAAGAAGATCTTTGAAGACGATTCGATCCGGGTGACCGCGACCACCGTCCGGGTCCCGGTCGTGATCGGACACTCCGAGTCGGTCAACATTACCACTAAGAAAAAGATCTCCGCGGCCGAGGCCAGGAAGCTGATGGGCGGCTTTGCCGACGTTAAGATCATGGACGATCCGGCGAAAGGGCTCTATCCGACCGTTCTCGACTGCGTTGGCAAGAATGAGACCCTGGTCGGCCGGGTCCGCGAGGATATTTCCCAGGAACGGGGTCTCGAAATGTGGATCGTGGCTGACAATCTGCGGCGCGGGGCGGCCCTGAATGCCGTGCTGATCGCGGAACGGATGATCAAGGACGGCTTGCTTTAA
- a CDS encoding class I SAM-dependent methyltransferase, with protein MIDKQQQIEYFENLLAQHGPNYKALDWNSPESQRLRFRIFNEILVYGRKSTGVSLLDLGCGLGDLYGFLKSEKLLQKHRLQYTGYDIAPKLIEAAQQRFPEADFEVKDLLEAKYLPRFDYIMACGIFNIRTGSEEEHLDFIREMIYRMYELAGFGVALNFLSQGSLPIADLPGLNSTRYYYFDPERILNFVRYACNKYIVRHDYHEGDFTVFLLK; from the coding sequence GTGATCGATAAGCAGCAGCAAATTGAATATTTCGAGAACCTGCTGGCCCAGCACGGCCCCAATTACAAGGCGCTCGACTGGAATTCGCCGGAGAGCCAGCGTCTCCGCTTTCGGATTTTTAACGAGATCTTGGTCTATGGCCGGAAATCGACCGGGGTTTCTCTTCTTGACTTGGGGTGCGGCCTGGGGGATCTCTACGGTTTCCTGAAGAGCGAGAAACTTCTCCAAAAACACCGTCTGCAATATACCGGTTATGATATTGCCCCCAAATTGATCGAAGCGGCCCAACAACGCTTTCCGGAAGCCGATTTTGAGGTCAAAGATCTATTAGAAGCAAAATACCTGCCGCGCTTTGATTACATTATGGCTTGCGGGATCTTTAACATCAGGACCGGCTCCGAAGAAGAACACCTTGATTTTATCCGTGAGATGATTTACCGTATGTATGAGCTGGCCGGATTCGGCGTGGCCCTTAATTTTTTGAGCCAGGGGTCGTTGCCGATCGCCGATCTGCCGGGGCTTAATTCGACCCGGTATTACTATTTCGATCCGGAGCGGATCTTAAACTTCGTCCGGTATGCCTGCAATAAGTATATTGTCAGGCATGATTATCACGAGGGGGACTTTACGGTCTTTTTATTGAAATGA
- a CDS encoding potassium channel family protein, which produces MKKNNGNLQINPLTRLIFPGLLILLIITIGTWGYVRLEGWGIADAVYMVIITLSTVGFREVHELNLAGRVLTIGVIVFGIGTVAYTVGQIIEIIVEGEIGGYRRRKKMEKKIVSLKNHFVICGYGRVGHQIAREFAANKIPYVLIDNKEETTRELEGTKIPFLVGNMTTDQILLDAGIKNAKGLVAAADSDTDNVFVTLSARVLNPKLFIIARTGTVEAEEKLKKAGADRVISPYLIAGKQMAALATKVALGAAD; this is translated from the coding sequence ATGAAAAAAAATAACGGCAACCTGCAAATAAACCCGCTGACCAGATTGATCTTCCCGGGGTTGCTCATCCTTTTGATCATAACGATCGGCACTTGGGGCTATGTCCGATTGGAGGGCTGGGGGATTGCCGACGCGGTTTACATGGTGATCATTACCCTGTCGACCGTTGGTTTTCGCGAAGTCCATGAGCTGAATTTGGCCGGCCGGGTCCTTACCATTGGAGTAATTGTTTTTGGGATCGGGACCGTCGCTTACACTGTCGGCCAGATCATCGAAATTATTGTTGAAGGAGAGATTGGCGGGTATCGAAGGAGGAAAAAGATGGAGAAAAAGATCGTGAGCCTAAAAAATCATTTTGTCATTTGCGGGTACGGCCGGGTCGGCCACCAAATCGCCAGGGAATTTGCCGCCAACAAAATCCCCTATGTGTTGATCGACAACAAAGAAGAAACGACCCGGGAGTTGGAAGGGACGAAGATCCCTTTTTTGGTCGGCAATATGACGACCGATCAGATTCTGCTTGACGCCGGGATCAAAAATGCCAAAGGGTTGGTCGCGGCGGCCGACTCCGATACCGACAACGTGTTTGTCACCCTTTCCGCCAGGGTCTTGAACCCAAAATTGTTCATTATCGCCCGGACCGGAACGGTCGAAGCGGAAGAAAAGCTAAAAAAGGCGGGAGCGGATCGGGTGATCTCCCCGTATTTAATTGCCGGCAAGCAAATGGCGGCGCTGGCGACCAAGGTCGCGCTCGGCGCGGCGGATTAA
- a CDS encoding DUF2148 domain-containing protein — protein MLKNEERFRTETVEALAKELALAARTAPKAKGIDLLEILVLTGEDIVKLSEAMKKIGEREALPGFLRDSENIKKAQAMLLIGTKKKTIGLKYCSFCGFKNCQAAEQAGAICAYNTNDLGVAVGSAVAVAANHRLDNRIMYSVGKTAVETGLLGSEVVVALGIPLSVSGKNPFFDR, from the coding sequence GTGTTGAAAAACGAAGAGCGCTTTCGAACGGAAACGGTCGAGGCTCTGGCCAAAGAGCTGGCCTTAGCCGCCCGGACCGCCCCCAAAGCCAAGGGGATCGACCTGCTGGAGATCCTGGTCTTGACCGGCGAGGATATAGTGAAGCTGTCTGAAGCGATGAAAAAGATCGGCGAACGGGAAGCCCTGCCGGGCTTCTTGCGCGATTCGGAAAACATTAAAAAAGCGCAGGCAATGCTTTTGATCGGGACGAAAAAGAAAACGATCGGCTTAAAATATTGTTCCTTTTGCGGTTTCAAGAACTGTCAGGCGGCGGAGCAGGCGGGAGCGATTTGCGCTTATAACACCAACGATCTTGGGGTTGCCGTCGGTTCAGCGGTTGCGGTGGCGGCAAACCATCGGCTCGACAATCGGATCATGTATTCAGTCGGTAAAACGGCGGTTGAAACCGGACTGCTGGGGAGCGAAGTCGTTGTCGCTTTGGGCATTCCGCTTTCAGTCTCCGGCAAGAATCCTTTCTTTGATCGGTAA
- the cysE gene encoding serine O-acetyltransferase has protein sequence MIGDIQAIFERDPAATNIFEVLLYQGLWAIWIHRFAHLLYRWRIPILPRLISQIMRFLTMIEIHPGAQIGKKVFIDHGCGVVIGETTVIGDNVTIYQGVTLGGTGKGKGKRHPTIGDNVVIGAEAIVLGNITVGEFARVGAAAVVTKPVPSHSTVVGNPARIVMQKGQRIEPLAHNELPDPVAKALDEINQRLERLERQK, from the coding sequence ATGATAGGCGATATTCAGGCGATTTTTGAACGCGACCCGGCGGCGACCAATATATTTGAGGTTTTGCTTTACCAGGGATTATGGGCGATCTGGATCCACCGTTTCGCGCATTTGCTTTATCGCTGGCGTATTCCGATCCTCCCCCGGCTGATCTCCCAGATCATGCGTTTCCTGACGATGATCGAGATCCATCCCGGAGCGCAGATCGGTAAAAAGGTCTTTATCGACCATGGTTGCGGCGTGGTGATCGGCGAAACGACTGTCATCGGTGACAACGTTACCATTTATCAGGGGGTGACCCTTGGCGGGACCGGTAAAGGGAAGGGGAAACGCCACCCGACGATCGGTGATAATGTGGTGATCGGAGCGGAAGCGATTGTTCTGGGGAATATAACCGTTGGCGAATTTGCCCGGGTTGGCGCCGCCGCAGTCGTGACCAAGCCGGTGCCGTCGCATTCAACTGTTGTTGGTAATCCCGCCCGGATCGTCATGCAGAAGGGGCAGCGGATCGAGCCCCTGGCTCATAATGAACTTCCCGATCCGGTTGCTAAAGCGCTGGATGAGATCAATCAGCGGCTGGAAAGACTGGAAAGGCAGAAATGA
- the cysS gene encoding cysteine--tRNA ligase, with amino-acid sequence MSIFLSNTASRRKEELVPLAPPEIKMYVCGITPYDESHLGHARAYVTFDVIKRYLAHAGYKVKHVQNITDIDDKIIQKAIKEPGAADVKQRCQEITEKYTASFLEVMDRLNVLRADMYPKATEHIPEMIEWIKGLQAKGAAYEIADGVYFSVETFPGYGKLSGRKLDEMQAGARVDIDNRKKNPFDFVLWKKAKAGEPSWPSPWGEGRPGWHIECSVMSTKYLGEQFDIHGGGLDLEFPHHENELAQTEALTGKQWVKYWLHNGFVTVNKEKMSKSLGNFFSLKDVFTKFDPLVVRFFLLLTHYRSPINYSDSEMRSAGEAYGRVRQFLSDLDFILSKTPGQAPEVELLDLKEELRPYLLKFEAAMSDDFNTASAIAALFEMIKYCRKSLDEGEDEKECLEYMRETVIGYFGILGITFDAAAGEASGSVERLIAEREAARKSKDFKRSDEIRDQLKAQGIVLEDTAYGTKWSRP; translated from the coding sequence ATGTCAATATTTTTATCTAATACCGCTTCACGCCGCAAAGAAGAGCTGGTTCCGCTCGCGCCTCCGGAGATCAAAATGTACGTCTGCGGCATTACCCCATACGACGAGTCTCACCTCGGGCATGCCCGGGCTTACGTGACTTTTGATGTCATCAAGCGTTACCTGGCCCATGCCGGCTACAAAGTTAAACATGTTCAGAACATCACTGATATCGACGACAAGATTATTCAGAAGGCGATAAAGGAACCAGGGGCCGCCGATGTTAAACAACGATGCCAAGAGATTACCGAAAAATATACCGCTTCGTTCCTTGAGGTCATGGACCGGTTGAATGTCTTGCGGGCTGATATGTACCCCAAGGCGACCGAGCATATCCCGGAAATGATCGAGTGGATCAAGGGATTGCAGGCTAAAGGGGCGGCTTATGAAATAGCTGACGGTGTTTATTTTTCGGTGGAAACTTTTCCCGGTTACGGTAAACTTTCGGGCCGGAAACTGGACGAGATGCAGGCCGGGGCCCGCGTCGATATCGATAACCGGAAAAAGAACCCTTTTGATTTCGTCTTGTGGAAAAAGGCCAAAGCGGGGGAGCCCTCCTGGCCGAGTCCCTGGGGCGAAGGGCGCCCCGGCTGGCATATTGAATGTTCGGTCATGTCGACCAAGTATTTGGGCGAGCAATTCGATATCCACGGCGGCGGGCTCGACCTGGAATTCCCGCACCATGAGAATGAGCTTGCCCAGACCGAAGCTCTCACCGGTAAACAGTGGGTCAAATACTGGCTTCATAACGGCTTTGTGACGGTCAATAAAGAGAAGATGAGCAAGTCTCTGGGAAATTTCTTTTCGCTCAAGGACGTTTTTACCAAGTTTGATCCGCTGGTCGTCCGCTTCTTCCTTCTTTTGACCCATTACCGGAGCCCGATCAACTACAGCGATTCCGAGATGCGGAGCGCGGGGGAAGCTTACGGGCGGGTCCGGCAGTTCCTTTCCGACCTCGATTTTATTTTAAGTAAAACGCCCGGTCAGGCGCCGGAGGTTGAACTGCTCGATCTAAAGGAAGAGCTCCGGCCGTACCTTTTGAAGTTTGAAGCGGCGATGAGCGATGATTTCAATACGGCGAGCGCGATCGCCGCTTTATTTGAAATGATCAAATACTGCCGCAAGAGCCTGGATGAAGGGGAAGACGAAAAAGAGTGCCTGGAGTATATGCGGGAAACGGTGATCGGTTATTTCGGCATTTTAGGGATAACCTTTGATGCCGCCGCTGGCGAGGCTTCAGGGTCGGTCGAGCGCTTGATCGCCGAGCGGGAAGCGGCCCGTAAAAGTAAGGATTTTAAACGATCCGATGAGATCCGCGACCAGTTGAAAGCCCAAGGGATCGTCCTGGAAGATACCGCCTACGGGACCAAGTGGAGCCGCCCTTAG
- a CDS encoding MFS transporter yields MEISTLISFLTSASLFASQIFISLMVKEWGGSNFLIGLTVSAYFAAFFVSSYVFGKLADRFGPVFFLRLGLFLSTVFFALQMLAHGPLSLLAVRVGAGLSAGMFPAALTVYAFTDRGKIGKFKAYGALGWALGAMLAGLLSRNNSIFAISALLFGAAFLFSLRLPVLPGVKRPSRDPFSWALFRRNWRVLLPYFLRSVSAQNLWVIFPLYLMHLGGDRFWIGVAYLVNTLSQFVMMQYDERYKSLDLFRRGILYTLITFILYALLPNFWLVLPLQVIIAYSFSAFEVGANQALLDQNAEKASIIGILTALINLAAVIGPLLSGVFLHFWGFPGVMGFSIVVSFLALLSVRKVIK; encoded by the coding sequence ATGGAAATTTCGACCCTGATCTCATTTTTGACCAGCGCCTCGCTTTTTGCTTCGCAAATCTTCATTTCCCTGATGGTCAAGGAGTGGGGCGGGAGCAATTTCTTGATTGGCTTGACCGTGAGCGCTTATTTTGCCGCTTTTTTCGTTTCTTCGTATGTTTTCGGCAAACTGGCCGATCGGTTTGGTCCGGTCTTTTTTCTCCGGTTGGGCCTTTTTCTTTCGACCGTTTTTTTCGCCCTGCAAATGCTGGCCCATGGGCCGCTCTCGCTGCTGGCGGTCAGGGTGGGGGCGGGGTTGTCGGCCGGGATGTTCCCGGCCGCGCTGACCGTTTACGCTTTTACCGATCGGGGAAAGATCGGTAAATTTAAAGCTTACGGCGCGCTTGGCTGGGCGTTGGGGGCGATGCTGGCCGGTCTTTTGTCGCGCAATAACTCGATTTTCGCGATCAGCGCCCTGCTTTTCGGCGCGGCTTTTCTTTTTTCACTCCGCTTGCCGGTCTTGCCGGGGGTAAAGCGGCCGTCGCGCGATCCTTTTTCCTGGGCCCTGTTCCGGCGAAACTGGCGGGTCCTTTTGCCCTATTTTCTCCGGTCGGTCAGCGCCCAAAACTTGTGGGTCATTTTTCCTCTTTACCTGATGCACCTGGGCGGGGACCGCTTCTGGATCGGGGTGGCTTATTTGGTCAACACCCTTTCTCAATTTGTGATGATGCAGTATGACGAGCGATACAAAAGCCTGGACCTTTTCCGGCGGGGGATCCTTTACACTTTGATCACTTTTATTCTCTACGCGTTGCTCCCGAATTTTTGGCTGGTCTTGCCGTTGCAGGTCATTATCGCCTATTCTTTTTCCGCTTTTGAGGTCGGAGCGAACCAGGCTTTACTCGACCAGAACGCGGAAAAAGCGAGCATTATCGGGATCCTGACCGCCTTGATCAATTTGGCGGCGGTGATCGGGCCTTTGTTGTCCGGGGTTTTTCTCCACTTCTGGGGTTTTCCCGGGGTAATGGGGTTTTCGATCGTCGTTTCTTTTCTGGCTTTGCTTAGTGTCAGGAAAGTGATAAAATAA
- the serS gene encoding serine--tRNA ligase yields MLDPKILRAEPEKVKVGLKNRGADLSLLDQFTAVDDRWRKLTVRIEEKKARRNADSEKIGELKRKKEDASALMAEMKALAEEIKSLEGEQKGFEEELSVISLNIPNLPNLSVPVGRSSEDNKALRSWGEKPAFAFKPKAHDELGTNLKILDFERAAKIARSRFVVYRGLGAALERAIISLMLDTHIKENGYTEVLTPLLVNEASLRGTGQLPKFADDLFRCREDDLYLIPTAEVPVTNLHRDEILNAADLPLKYVAYTPCFRREAGSYGKDVKGIIRQHQFNKVELVKFTTPQSSPAEHEQLTADAEKILQKLNLAYRVVELCTGDLGFASAKTYDLEVWFPSENQYREISSCSNFEGFQARRAAIRYRPEKEAKPEFVHTLNGSGLAVGRTFAALLENYQQADGSIIIPEALQPYLGGLSKISPV; encoded by the coding sequence ATGCTCGATCCAAAAATACTGCGCGCTGAACCGGAAAAAGTTAAAGTCGGCCTGAAAAATCGGGGGGCCGACCTCTCTTTGCTCGACCAATTTACGGCGGTTGACGATAGATGGCGGAAACTGACCGTCCGGATCGAGGAGAAAAAAGCCCGGCGCAACGCCGACTCCGAAAAGATCGGCGAGCTCAAGCGAAAAAAGGAAGATGCTTCCGCGTTAATGGCGGAAATGAAGGCCTTAGCCGAAGAAATTAAGTCGCTCGAGGGAGAACAAAAGGGGTTCGAAGAAGAACTCTCCGTTATTAGCCTGAATATCCCGAATTTGCCGAACCTGTCGGTCCCGGTTGGCCGCTCGAGCGAAGACAACAAAGCGCTCCGTTCCTGGGGCGAGAAACCAGCCTTTGCTTTTAAACCAAAAGCCCATGATGAGCTTGGAACAAACCTTAAGATCCTCGACTTCGAGCGGGCGGCCAAGATCGCCCGGTCCCGCTTTGTCGTTTATCGCGGGCTCGGGGCGGCGCTCGAGCGGGCGATCATCAGCCTGATGCTCGACACGCACATTAAGGAAAACGGTTACACCGAAGTTTTAACTCCGCTTTTGGTCAACGAAGCCAGTTTACGCGGGACCGGCCAGCTCCCCAAATTTGCCGACGACCTTTTCCGCTGCCGCGAGGACGATCTTTATCTGATCCCGACCGCCGAAGTTCCGGTCACCAATCTCCATCGCGACGAAATCCTGAACGCGGCCGACCTGCCGCTCAAATATGTCGCTTACACTCCTTGTTTTCGCCGGGAAGCCGGCTCTTACGGCAAGGATGTCAAAGGGATCATCCGCCAGCACCAGTTCAATAAAGTTGAATTGGTTAAATTTACGACGCCGCAATCGTCCCCCGCCGAGCACGAACAATTGACGGCCGATGCCGAAAAAATCCTGCAAAAGTTAAATCTGGCGTATCGGGTGGTCGAACTTTGCACTGGAGACCTGGGATTTGCTTCGGCCAAAACTTACGATCTCGAAGTCTGGTTTCCTTCGGAAAATCAGTACCGGGAGATCTCTTCCTGCTCCAATTTTGAAGGTTTTCAGGCTCGCCGGGCGGCGATCCGCTACCGGCCGGAAAAAGAGGCCAAACCGGAATTCGTTCACACCCTCAACGGCTCCGGATTGGCGGTTGGCCGGACCTTTGCCGCGCTCCTGGAAAACTACCAGCAGGCCGACGGGTCCATTATTATCCCCGAAGCGCTCCAGCCGTATTTAGGCGGTCTAAGCAAGATTTCCCCGGTTTAA
- a CDS encoding PAS domain S-box protein, giving the protein MKNLIDSACDFIYIVDRNGKIIYVNEYGAKYLNSTPEQIIGKALSDIFPPPIAEGQKKNIQIVFDSNKPLNFERKFPFYNKEAWLDSRLVPLADEMGKVTSVLGISRDISERKTLEEKNNDEIQDLHFFQELAVGRELKMAELENKIKEMGTLLAQLNAGLVDCQRKLEGAEKKFQTLFNAAPVAIGIADRTGNVFAVNRAMEELTGYNLEEYQKIKVEDTYVDPGDRARLLQTLESASSAHDFEVKLKRKDGAVYWCLVNVDLIELDGQVVLLTTARDITELKQIKTALQKLAEKT; this is encoded by the coding sequence ATGAAAAACCTGATCGATTCCGCTTGTGATTTTATCTATATTGTTGACCGGAACGGTAAAATTATTTACGTCAATGAATACGGGGCAAAGTATTTGAACTCCACCCCGGAGCAGATCATTGGTAAAGCTCTTAGCGATATTTTTCCGCCGCCGATCGCCGAGGGGCAAAAGAAAAATATCCAGATTGTTTTCGACTCCAACAAGCCGTTGAATTTCGAACGTAAATTCCCTTTCTATAACAAGGAGGCGTGGCTTGACAGCCGTTTGGTTCCGCTGGCCGATGAAATGGGGAAGGTTACTTCGGTCCTCGGTATCTCCCGCGATATTTCCGAGCGAAAAACACTGGAAGAAAAAAATAACGATGAAATCCAAGATCTTCACTTTTTTCAGGAGCTTGCGGTCGGCCGGGAGCTGAAAATGGCGGAGTTGGAAAATAAAATTAAAGAGATGGGGACCTTGCTGGCGCAGTTAAACGCCGGGTTGGTTGATTGCCAAAGGAAGCTGGAGGGAGCGGAGAAAAAGTTTCAGACCCTGTTCAATGCCGCCCCGGTAGCGATCGGCATTGCCGACAGGACGGGAAACGTTTTTGCCGTTAATCGCGCCATGGAGGAGTTGACCGGCTATAATCTGGAGGAATATCAAAAGATCAAAGTCGAGGATACGTACGTCGATCCCGGAGATCGGGCCCGCTTACTGCAAACCCTCGAATCGGCCTCAAGCGCCCATGACTTTGAAGTTAAGCTCAAACGTAAAGATGGAGCTGTTTATTGGTGTCTGGTGAACGTTGATTTGATCGAGCTGGACGGTCAGGTTGTTCTGCTTACGACCGCCCGGGATATCACCGAATTGAAACAGATCAAAACGGCGCTGCAAAAGCTGGCGGAAAAGACCTAA
- a CDS encoding aminodeoxychorismate/anthranilate synthase component II — MILVVDNYDSFTYNLVQYLGEMGEKPAVYRNDEITIPEIKKLRPDRILISPGPKSPKEAGISREVIRTFAGSVPILGVCLGHQAIGEVFGGRVVRAGRIMHGKTSAIYHDGKTIFKGLPNPFQATRYHSLIVEKKSLPAVLEISAWTKEGEIMGLRHKKFSVEGVQFHPESILTDYGKKLLENFLAL; from the coding sequence ATGATTCTCGTAGTGGATAATTACGATTCGTTCACTTATAATCTCGTGCAGTACCTCGGCGAAATGGGAGAAAAACCGGCCGTCTACCGGAACGACGAGATCACGATCCCCGAAATAAAGAAGCTCCGGCCCGACCGGATCCTGATCTCCCCGGGACCAAAATCACCCAAAGAAGCCGGGATCAGCCGCGAAGTGATCAGGACTTTCGCCGGATCGGTCCCGATCCTCGGCGTTTGTCTCGGCCACCAGGCGATCGGCGAGGTTTTCGGCGGCCGGGTCGTCCGCGCCGGTCGGATCATGCACGGCAAGACCTCCGCCATCTATCACGACGGCAAAACGATCTTCAAAGGCCTGCCCAACCCTTTTCAGGCGACCCGCTACCACTCCCTGATCGTTGAAAAGAAAAGTCTGCCGGCTGTTTTAGAAATTTCGGCCTGGACCAAAGAAGGCGAGATCATGGGATTGCGCCACAAAAAGTTCAGCGTCGAGGGGGTCCAATTCCATCCGGAGTCGATCCTGACCGATTACGGGAAGAAATTGCTGGAAAACTTCCTCGCTCTTTAG
- a CDS encoding peptidoglycan bridge formation glycyltransferase FemA/FemB family protein, which translates to MKAKIITYLDRENWNNFVAYSAHNSILQSYEWGELKAKFGWQPIRVALEDNGKIVAGVSILKREIPLIKHSLFYAPRGPIIDYGNRDLLHALLDVLEEQSDRHHAISLKIDPDLEENDLLAIDNLRSLGFDKALKQIQPRATFLLNIEPELDDLMGSFAEKTRYNIRLAEKKGVYVKEDNSEKGIEMFYALYAETAKRDKFLIHPLSYYRKIREIIFRAGLGSCFIAFYEGKPVSAVITFNFGSRLWYMYGASSSEYRNVMPNHILHWKIIKWAKARGLKEYDLWGIPVKPEEGHPLFGVYRFKKGFNGELKKYIGAYDFPYSPLFFHAFEHGVVWWQNLRSLMTKGKFSDSLGE; encoded by the coding sequence ATGAAAGCTAAAATCATTACTTACCTCGACCGGGAGAACTGGAACAACTTCGTCGCTTATTCCGCTCACAACTCGATCCTCCAATCGTACGAATGGGGAGAGCTCAAGGCCAAGTTCGGTTGGCAGCCGATCCGGGTGGCGCTGGAAGATAACGGCAAGATCGTGGCCGGGGTCTCCATTCTTAAACGGGAAATCCCTCTCATCAAGCATTCACTCTTTTACGCGCCGCGCGGGCCGATCATCGATTACGGTAACCGGGATTTGCTCCATGCCCTGCTCGATGTCCTGGAAGAACAATCCGACCGCCACCACGCGATCTCGCTGAAGATCGATCCCGATCTAGAAGAGAACGACTTGCTGGCGATCGACAATCTCCGCTCGCTCGGTTTTGATAAAGCGCTCAAACAGATCCAGCCCCGGGCGACCTTTCTTCTGAACATCGAGCCGGAACTTGACGACCTGATGGGGAGTTTCGCCGAAAAAACCCGCTACAACATCCGCCTGGCCGAAAAAAAAGGGGTTTACGTCAAAGAGGACAACAGTGAAAAGGGGATCGAAATGTTTTACGCCCTTTACGCCGAGACTGCCAAGCGGGACAAATTTTTGATCCATCCGCTGTCGTATTACCGGAAGATCAGAGAGATAATTTTCCGGGCCGGCCTGGGGAGCTGTTTTATCGCTTTTTACGAGGGAAAACCGGTCTCCGCGGTCATTACTTTTAATTTCGGCAGCCGCCTTTGGTATATGTACGGCGCTTCCTCGTCTGAATACCGGAACGTTATGCCCAACCACATCCTCCACTGGAAGATCATCAAATGGGCGAAAGCGCGCGGCCTCAAAGAGTATGACCTTTGGGGGATCCCGGTCAAGCCGGAAGAGGGACACCCGCTCTTCGGCGTCTATCGCTTCAAAAAGGGGTTCAACGGCGAATTGAAAAAATATATTGGCGCTTACGATTTTCCTTACAGCCCCCTCTTTTTCCACGCTTTCGAACACGGCGTGGTCTGGTGGCAGAATCTCCGCAGTCTGATGACCAAAGGGAAGTTTTCCGATTCCCTGGGTGAATAG